In Mesorhizobium sp. 113-3-3, a genomic segment contains:
- a CDS encoding FAD binding domain-containing protein, translating into MALALQTFPTVKDANAALQTAGTRYLGGGTLVIRAANEGDVSVSGLVRSTDPALSAIAIAGGKVRIGASVSMAAIARHPDLGALAKAARAVGGPAIRNMATVGGNLFAPAPYGDFAVALLALDATVGTEDGELPIEIFLAKRDGSRAIVTAVSFTLPKDDSFRFLKVSRVKPKGVSVLSIAAVLERVADGTVSSARIALGCMADRPVRAKAAEKALLGKSLDRDGIAAALAAVTEGIAPITDPIASAWYRAEVLPVHLGRLLLS; encoded by the coding sequence ATGGCGCTTGCCCTCCAGACATTCCCGACCGTGAAGGACGCCAATGCGGCGCTGCAGACGGCCGGCACCCGCTATCTCGGCGGCGGTACACTGGTCATCCGCGCGGCCAATGAAGGCGATGTTTCGGTCTCCGGCCTTGTCAGGTCGACCGACCCGGCGCTGTCGGCCATCGCGATTGCCGGGGGCAAGGTCCGCATCGGCGCTTCGGTGAGCATGGCGGCGATCGCCCGTCATCCCGACCTCGGTGCGCTTGCCAAGGCCGCGCGCGCCGTCGGCGGTCCGGCGATCCGCAACATGGCGACCGTCGGCGGCAATCTGTTCGCGCCGGCGCCCTATGGCGATTTCGCCGTGGCCTTGCTGGCGCTCGACGCCACGGTCGGCACCGAGGATGGCGAATTGCCGATCGAGATCTTCCTGGCCAAGCGGGACGGCAGCCGTGCCATCGTCACAGCAGTCAGCTTCACGCTGCCGAAGGACGATAGCTTCCGTTTCCTGAAAGTGTCGCGGGTCAAGCCCAAGGGCGTCTCGGTGCTGAGCATCGCTGCCGTTCTGGAGCGGGTTGCCGATGGCACCGTGTCTTCGGCGCGGATCGCGCTTGGCTGCATGGCCGACCGCCCCGTGCGGGCCAAGGCGGCGGAAAAGGCGCTGCTGGGCAAGTCGCTCGACCGGGACGGCATCGCGGCGGCATTGGCCGCCGTCACCGAAGGCATCGCGCCCATCACCGATCCGATCGCCAGCGCCTGGTACCGCGCTGAAGTCCTGCCGGTTCATCTCGGCCGGCTGCTGCTGAGCTGA
- a CDS encoding SRPBCC family protein, whose translation MAKVTISSVIDAPVEKVWARIRDFNGLPGWHPRMVESHIEDGKDAGTLGCVRNFELASGARIREKLLDFSDENFLVSYSILETPQPLTNHKATLQLRRVTDGDRTYAEWTASFDAAPEEADKIAAGMGANVFQGGFNALKSHFAGQS comes from the coding sequence ATGGCAAAAGTCACCATCTCCAGCGTCATCGACGCGCCGGTCGAAAAGGTCTGGGCGCGCATACGCGACTTCAACGGCCTGCCCGGCTGGCATCCGCGCATGGTCGAGAGCCATATCGAGGACGGCAAGGATGCCGGCACGCTCGGCTGCGTGCGCAATTTCGAGCTCGCCAGCGGCGCCCGCATCCGTGAAAAGCTGCTCGACTTCTCCGATGAGAATTTTCTCGTCAGCTACTCCATCCTGGAAACGCCGCAGCCGCTCACCAACCACAAGGCAACGCTGCAATTGCGCCGTGTCACCGATGGCGACCGCACTTATGCCGAATGGACCGCCAGCTTCGATGCAGCGCCCGAAGAAGCCGACAAGATCGCCGCCGGCATGGGGGCCAATGTCTTCCAGGGCGGCTTCAACGCCCTGAAGAGCCATTTTGCCGGCCAGAGCTGA
- a CDS encoding AraC family transcriptional regulator, with product MTDAIRLYWGRFGHVSVLNVASDFVTHAHVEAHLIIWLEGTAGEMTIGRETVRLGPCTAAGINSFQPHSHVLSQNGTPGLFLAFYIDPDWARRRRDLPSSAPLFAQAAITLEPWLHQAAASLLDHLTDNESVDDVPNYEIERFIDSVLDAADASAPQEARARINTMQDFRVRKAIQLMKANVCERISFDDVARSVGLSRPHFFALFKEQTNLTPNVYWNTLRMEEAVRQLQWSQEPLISVACNLGFTTQGNFSRFFRDHVGVPPTLYREAARATA from the coding sequence ATGACGGACGCGATCAGGCTCTACTGGGGCCGGTTCGGACATGTTTCTGTCTTGAATGTCGCAAGCGACTTCGTCACCCATGCCCATGTCGAGGCGCATCTCATCATCTGGCTCGAAGGCACCGCCGGCGAGATGACCATCGGCCGTGAAACGGTGCGGCTCGGACCATGCACCGCCGCCGGCATCAATTCCTTCCAGCCGCACAGCCATGTGCTGTCGCAAAACGGGACGCCCGGTCTGTTTCTCGCTTTCTACATCGACCCCGACTGGGCGCGCCGGCGCCGCGACCTGCCCTCTTCCGCACCGCTGTTTGCCCAGGCTGCGATTACGCTGGAGCCCTGGCTGCACCAGGCCGCCGCCAGCCTGCTCGACCATCTGACCGACAATGAAAGCGTCGACGATGTCCCCAATTACGAGATAGAGCGCTTTATCGATTCCGTCCTCGATGCCGCCGACGCCTCGGCGCCGCAGGAGGCGCGTGCGCGCATCAACACCATGCAGGATTTCCGCGTCCGCAAGGCCATCCAGCTGATGAAGGCCAATGTCTGCGAACGCATCTCCTTCGATGACGTGGCGCGCAGTGTGGGCTTGTCGCGGCCGCATTTCTTCGCCTTGTTCAAGGAACAGACCAATCTGACGCCCAATGTCTACTGGAACACGCTGCGCATGGAGGAAGCGGTGCGGCAGCTGCAGTGGTCGCAGGAGCCTCTGATCTCGGTCGCCTGCAATCTCGGCTTCACCACGCAAGGCAATTTCTCGCGCTTCTTCCGCGACCATGTCGGCGTGCCGCCGACACTCTATCGCGAGGCCGCGCGCGCAACCGCCTGA
- a CDS encoding ABC transporter permease, which yields MAVTLDQTIAQKQHSFLSRLLSAQTFWVVIAVILACIFLSFATDAFATSKNLYNITRNITFVAIVALGMTFVIITGGIDLSVGSVLCLSSMVLAVTMHAGYSIEIGILASIATALAIGAFNGILTAYLGFPPFVVTLGMLSIARSLAMVASNNTVVFQFGPDHDKLLALGGGAWVFGIANPVLYMILLALITGFVLRWTKFGRHIFAIGGNEHAATLTGVPVKQIKVAVYMISALSAGIAGIIQTGWLGAVTTNLGTGMELQVIAATVIGGANLAGGVGTAFGAIVGAALIEVIRNSLGLLGINAFWQGTFIGGAILLAVLFDRIRNFRRSD from the coding sequence ATGGCAGTCACCCTTGACCAGACGATCGCACAGAAGCAGCACAGTTTCCTGTCGCGGCTATTGTCCGCCCAGACCTTCTGGGTGGTCATCGCCGTCATCCTTGCCTGCATCTTCCTGTCGTTCGCCACCGACGCCTTCGCGACGTCGAAGAACCTCTACAACATCACCCGCAACATCACCTTCGTCGCCATCGTCGCGCTCGGCATGACCTTCGTCATCATCACCGGCGGCATCGACCTTTCGGTCGGCTCGGTTCTGTGCCTTTCGTCGATGGTGCTGGCCGTCACGATGCATGCCGGCTATTCGATCGAAATCGGCATCCTGGCCTCGATCGCCACAGCGCTTGCCATCGGCGCCTTCAACGGCATCCTGACCGCCTATCTCGGCTTTCCACCTTTCGTGGTGACGCTCGGCATGCTGTCGATTGCCCGCAGCCTGGCCATGGTCGCCTCCAACAACACCGTCGTCTTCCAGTTCGGGCCCGACCACGACAAGCTGCTGGCGCTCGGCGGCGGCGCCTGGGTGTTCGGCATCGCCAATCCGGTGCTCTACATGATCCTGCTGGCGTTGATCACCGGCTTCGTCCTGCGCTGGACCAAGTTCGGCCGGCACATCTTCGCCATTGGCGGCAACGAGCACGCAGCAACGCTGACCGGCGTCCCGGTGAAGCAGATCAAGGTCGCCGTCTACATGATATCGGCGCTGTCGGCGGGCATTGCCGGCATCATCCAGACCGGATGGCTCGGCGCCGTCACCACCAATCTCGGCACCGGCATGGAACTGCAGGTGATCGCCGCCACCGTCATCGGCGGCGCCAACCTGGCCGGCGGCGTCGGCACCGCCTTCGGCGCCATTGTCGGCGCGGCCCTGATCGAGGTGATCCGCAACAGCCTTGGCCTGCTCGGCATCAATGCCTTCTGGCAAGGCACCTTCATCGGCGGCGCCATCCTGCTTGCGGTGCTGTTCGACCGCATCCGCAATTTCCGGCGCAGCGACTGA
- a CDS encoding ATP-binding cassette domain-containing protein yields the protein MAVLELTNISKHFGAIQAVNDVSLSIEPGQVVGLMGDNGAGKSTLVKMIAGNFHASHGTMRMDGKELVLNKPAEARQHGIEIVHQDLALCNNLTAAANVYLGRELRRGVGPFRILDYAAMYKRAGQLFAELKSETRPRDLVKQMSGGQRQAVAIARTMLSQAKIVLMDEPTAAISVRQVAEVLNLIRHLRDQGIAVVLISHRMPDVFDVADRVIVMRRGRKVADKAIASSSPEEVTGLITGAIEQVS from the coding sequence GTGGCAGTTCTCGAACTCACCAATATCTCGAAGCATTTCGGCGCCATCCAGGCGGTCAACGACGTGTCGCTGTCGATCGAACCCGGCCAGGTCGTCGGCCTGATGGGCGACAATGGCGCTGGGAAGTCGACGCTGGTCAAGATGATCGCCGGCAATTTCCACGCCAGCCATGGCACCATGCGCATGGACGGCAAGGAATTGGTCCTGAACAAGCCGGCGGAAGCCCGCCAGCACGGCATCGAGATCGTCCACCAGGATCTGGCGCTCTGCAACAATCTGACGGCCGCCGCCAATGTCTATCTCGGCCGCGAGCTGCGGCGCGGCGTCGGCCCATTCCGCATCCTCGACTATGCCGCCATGTACAAGCGCGCCGGCCAGCTCTTTGCCGAATTGAAATCCGAGACCCGCCCGCGCGATCTCGTCAAGCAGATGTCGGGCGGCCAGCGCCAGGCGGTGGCGATCGCCCGCACCATGCTGTCGCAGGCCAAGATCGTCTTGATGGACGAGCCGACGGCGGCGATCTCGGTCAGGCAGGTCGCCGAAGTGCTCAACCTGATCCGCCATCTGCGCGACCAAGGCATTGCCGTGGTGCTGATCAGCCACCGTATGCCCGACGTGTTCGACGTCGCCGACCGCGTCATCGTCATGCGGCGCGGACGCAAGGTCGCCGACAAGGCAATCGCATCGAGCTCGCCCGAGGAAGTCACCGGGCTCATCACCGGCGCCATCGAGCAGGTCTCGTAA
- a CDS encoding sugar-binding protein, producing MRKTVLLAAVAAMALGAGPALAKKQLVIVVKGLDNPFFEAIHQGCEKWNKENASSEYECFYTGPASTSDEAGEAQIVQDMLSKPDTVAMAISPSNAPLIAQTIKSANPSIPIMTVDADLAKEDAALRKTYLGTDNYLMGKKIGEYIKKGKPNGGTICTIEGNPAADNILRRAQGMRDALSGKEGLAALAGEGGWTEVAGCPVFTNDDGAKGVQAMTDILAANPKLDAFGIMGGWPLFGAPQPYRDLFGPLKDRIASNDFVIGAADTIGDEVAIARDGLVTALVGQRPFEMGYKAPSVMIDLIEGKKVDDPVFTGLDECTKDTVDTCIQK from the coding sequence ATGAGGAAAACAGTATTGCTCGCCGCCGTCGCCGCCATGGCGCTGGGCGCCGGGCCGGCTTTGGCCAAGAAGCAGCTCGTCATCGTGGTGAAAGGTCTCGACAATCCATTCTTCGAAGCCATCCATCAGGGCTGCGAGAAATGGAACAAGGAGAACGCCAGCTCGGAATATGAATGCTTCTACACCGGTCCGGCGTCGACTTCCGACGAGGCCGGCGAGGCACAGATCGTCCAGGATATGCTGAGCAAGCCCGACACGGTGGCGATGGCGATTTCGCCGTCCAACGCGCCGCTGATCGCGCAGACGATCAAGAGCGCCAATCCGTCGATCCCGATCATGACCGTCGACGCCGACCTTGCCAAGGAAGACGCAGCCCTTCGCAAGACCTATCTCGGCACCGACAACTATCTGATGGGCAAGAAGATCGGCGAGTACATCAAGAAGGGCAAGCCGAATGGCGGCACGATCTGCACGATCGAAGGCAACCCGGCGGCCGACAACATCCTGCGCCGCGCGCAAGGCATGCGTGACGCCCTGTCGGGCAAGGAAGGCCTAGCGGCACTTGCGGGCGAGGGCGGATGGACGGAAGTCGCCGGCTGCCCGGTGTTCACCAATGACGACGGCGCCAAGGGCGTTCAGGCGATGACCGACATCCTCGCCGCCAACCCCAAGCTCGACGCCTTCGGCATCATGGGCGGCTGGCCGCTGTTCGGCGCGCCGCAGCCCTATCGCGATCTGTTCGGGCCGCTCAAGGACCGGATAGCTAGCAACGACTTCGTCATCGGTGCCGCCGACACGATCGGCGACGAGGTGGCGATCGCCCGCGACGGCCTCGTCACTGCGCTGGTCGGCCAGCGGCCCTTTGAAATGGGCTACAAGGCGCCGTCGGTGATGATCGACTTGATCGAGGGCAAGAAGGTCGACGATCCGGTTTTCACCGGCCTCGACGAATGCACCAAGGATACGGTCGACACCTGCATCCAGAAATAG
- a CDS encoding FadR/GntR family transcriptional regulator: MPQDKAKKQSSRAKAQASRDPAVVRRADAAHFPGSSVHASLASEIGLRIVRGDYPPGSILPNEAKWAETFNVSRSAVREAIKMLMAKSLLASRPKIGSWVEPKERWNLLDRDVLAWYATAPDREAFLRTVQEFRHIIEPEASAFAAMRRSDEQMAEISLACREMGEAANLPERIRADTRFHLAILRASGNDLLVPLGVLIESALDHLFVFTTRQVGDQNRAQKLHEAIEKNIRLQRPAAARSAVHKLLADTDEGIGSRRR; encoded by the coding sequence ATGCCCCAGGACAAGGCAAAGAAGCAATCCAGCCGGGCCAAGGCGCAAGCCAGCCGCGATCCAGCGGTCGTGCGCAGGGCGGATGCGGCGCACTTTCCCGGATCCAGCGTTCATGCCTCGCTAGCCAGCGAGATTGGTCTGCGGATCGTGCGCGGCGACTATCCGCCCGGCAGCATCCTGCCCAACGAGGCCAAATGGGCCGAGACATTCAATGTCAGCCGCTCGGCGGTGCGCGAGGCGATCAAGATGCTGATGGCCAAGAGCCTTTTGGCATCACGCCCCAAGATCGGCAGCTGGGTCGAGCCGAAGGAGCGCTGGAACCTGCTCGACCGCGACGTGCTCGCCTGGTACGCGACCGCACCCGACCGCGAAGCCTTCCTGCGCACCGTGCAGGAGTTCCGCCACATCATCGAACCGGAAGCATCCGCCTTTGCCGCCATGCGGCGCAGCGATGAGCAGATGGCCGAGATCAGCCTGGCCTGCCGCGAGATGGGGGAGGCCGCGAACCTGCCGGAACGCATCCGCGCCGACACACGCTTTCACCTCGCCATCCTGCGGGCCTCGGGCAACGACCTTCTGGTGCCGCTCGGCGTGCTGATCGAGTCCGCACTCGACCATCTCTTCGTCTTCACGACACGCCAGGTCGGCGATCAGAACCGGGCACAGAAGCTGCACGAGGCGATCGAGAAGAACATCCGCCTGCAACGGCCGGCGGCGGCGCGCAGCGCCGTGCACAAGCTGCTCGCCGACACCGATGAGGGGATCGGAAGCCGGCGGCGCTAA
- a CDS encoding NAD(P)-dependent oxidoreductase — protein sequence MNTTTAREKIGFIGLGLMGHGIAKNIVDKGYPLTFLGRKNRKPAEDLTSRGAKEASTSRDVAAASDIVFICVTGSREVEAIIRSAGGLKEGLKKGSVVVDCSTSDPVSTVALAAELKSLGIDYVDAPLSRTPKEAWEGTLDAMVGAPDAVFARVKPVIETWAGRIVHIGDTGDGHRMKLLNNFISLGYAAIYSEALALAQKVGISPPRFDSVIRNGRMDCGFYQTFMRWTLEGDRDAHKFTIANAFKDLTYLESMAGAAGIANPLGNATKNSFAGAHATGPAEQFVPMLATHIGKVNGVDLMPTKDGKKQTI from the coding sequence ATGAACACCACCACCGCGCGCGAAAAGATCGGCTTCATCGGCCTTGGCCTGATGGGGCACGGCATCGCCAAGAACATCGTCGACAAGGGCTATCCCCTGACATTCCTTGGCCGCAAGAACCGCAAACCCGCGGAGGACTTGACTAGCCGCGGCGCCAAGGAGGCGTCAACCTCGCGCGATGTCGCGGCAGCGTCCGACATCGTCTTCATCTGCGTCACCGGGTCGCGCGAAGTGGAAGCCATCATTCGCAGCGCCGGCGGCCTCAAGGAAGGCTTGAAAAAAGGCTCGGTCGTCGTCGATTGTTCGACCTCCGATCCGGTCTCGACCGTGGCGCTTGCGGCCGAACTCAAGTCGCTGGGCATCGACTATGTCGACGCGCCGCTGAGCCGCACGCCGAAGGAAGCCTGGGAAGGCACGCTCGACGCCATGGTCGGCGCCCCCGACGCCGTCTTTGCCAGGGTAAAGCCGGTGATCGAAACCTGGGCCGGCCGCATCGTCCATATCGGCGACACCGGCGACGGCCACCGCATGAAGCTGCTCAACAATTTCATCTCGCTGGGCTACGCCGCCATCTATTCCGAGGCGCTGGCCCTGGCGCAGAAGGTCGGCATCTCGCCGCCGCGCTTCGACAGCGTCATCCGCAACGGCCGCATGGATTGCGGCTTCTACCAGACCTTCATGCGCTGGACGCTGGAGGGCGACCGCGACGCCCACAAATTCACCATCGCCAACGCCTTCAAGGACCTGACCTATCTGGAATCGATGGCCGGTGCGGCCGGCATCGCCAACCCGCTCGGCAACGCCACCAAGAATTCCTTCGCCGGAGCCCATGCCACCGGCCCGGCCGAGCAGTTCGTGCCGATGCTGGCAACGCATATCGGCAAGGTCAACGGCGTCGACCTGATGCCGACCAAGGATGGCAAGAAGCAGACGATTTAA
- a CDS encoding NAD-dependent epimerase/dehydratase family protein — MTKRIMFTGGSGKAGRHVVQYLVEQGCQVLNIDTKPLDNPKVRTLITDITDSGQVFNALSSYMGLHEFDPSLRPQPVDAVVHFAAIPRIMITPDNEVFRINAMGTYNVIEAAVKLGIRKVIVASSETTYGLVFANEPRDPKYFPLDEAYDVDPMDSYALSKIVNENTARAFAQRNGTDIYALRIGNVIEPHEYSLFPKWFADPGFRKRIAWSYVDARDLGQITLRAIEKDGLGYQVFNAANDDTSSDLPTAELLKRFYPNVPVKAELGEYETLLSNRKARDMLGFRPEHSWRKYVKTA; from the coding sequence ATGACGAAGCGGATCATGTTCACCGGCGGCAGCGGCAAGGCTGGGCGTCATGTCGTGCAATATCTTGTCGAGCAGGGCTGCCAGGTGCTCAACATCGACACCAAGCCGCTCGACAATCCCAAGGTGCGCACGCTGATCACCGACATTACCGACAGCGGGCAGGTGTTCAACGCGCTGTCGAGCTATATGGGCCTGCACGAATTCGACCCCTCGCTGCGCCCGCAGCCGGTGGATGCGGTGGTGCATTTCGCCGCCATTCCGCGCATCATGATCACGCCCGACAATGAAGTGTTCCGCATCAACGCGATGGGCACCTACAATGTCATCGAGGCCGCGGTGAAGCTCGGCATCCGCAAGGTGATCGTCGCCTCCTCGGAGACGACCTACGGCCTGGTGTTCGCCAACGAGCCGCGCGACCCCAAATATTTCCCGCTCGACGAGGCGTATGACGTCGACCCGATGGACAGCTATGCGCTCTCCAAGATCGTCAACGAGAACACCGCGCGGGCCTTTGCGCAGCGCAACGGCACCGACATCTACGCGCTTCGCATCGGCAATGTCATCGAGCCGCATGAGTATTCGCTGTTCCCGAAATGGTTCGCCGATCCGGGTTTCCGCAAGCGCATCGCCTGGAGTTATGTCGACGCGCGCGATCTCGGCCAGATCACGCTGCGCGCCATCGAGAAGGACGGTCTCGGCTACCAGGTGTTCAACGCCGCCAATGACGACACCTCGTCCGACCTGCCAACGGCCGAACTCCTGAAGCGATTCTATCCCAATGTGCCGGTCAAGGCCGAGCTCGGCGAGTACGAGACGCTGCTGTCGAACCGCAAGGCGCGCGACATGCTGGGCTTCCGCCCGGAGCATAGCTGGCGCAAATATGTCAAAACCGCCTGA
- a CDS encoding FadR/GntR family transcriptional regulator: protein MRDAKPNKEKPPKKPASAERPSGVRRPDAARIPGASVHTSLASEIGLRIVRGDYPPGTILPNEAKWSETFSVSRSAVREAIKMLMAKSLLASRPKIGSWVEPKERWNLLDRDVLAWYATSPDREVFLKTVQEFRHIIEPEATAFAAMRRTDEQMAEISQACRDMGEAASLQERTRADTRFHLAILRASGNDLLVPLGVLIESAFDHLFTFTTRAVDDLNHVQKLHEAIEKNIRLQRPDAARAAVRKLLANTDHVIKSR from the coding sequence ATGCGGGACGCAAAGCCGAACAAGGAAAAGCCGCCGAAAAAGCCGGCATCCGCCGAACGCCCCTCCGGTGTTCGCCGGCCCGACGCGGCGCGCATTCCCGGCGCCAGCGTACACACGTCGCTGGCCAGCGAAATTGGGCTCAGGATCGTGCGGGGCGACTATCCACCCGGCACCATATTGCCCAATGAGGCCAAATGGTCGGAGACCTTCAGCGTCAGCCGCTCGGCGGTGCGCGAGGCGATCAAGATGCTGATGGCCAAGAGCCTGTTGGCGTCACGCCCCAAGATCGGCAGCTGGGTCGAGCCGAAGGAGCGCTGGAACCTGCTCGACCGCGACGTGCTCGCCTGGTACGCGACGTCGCCCGACCGCGAGGTGTTCCTCAAGACGGTGCAGGAGTTCCGCCACATCATCGAGCCGGAAGCGACCGCCTTCGCCGCCATGCGGCGGACCGACGAGCAGATGGCCGAGATCAGCCAGGCCTGTCGCGATATGGGGGAAGCGGCCAGCCTGCAGGAACGCACGCGCGCGGACACACGCTTTCACCTCGCCATCCTGCGGGCTTCCGGCAACGACCTTCTGGTGCCGCTCGGCGTGCTGATCGAATCTGCGTTCGACCATCTCTTCACTTTCACCACGCGGGCGGTCGACGATCTCAATCACGTGCAGAAGCTGCATGAGGCGATCGAGAAAAACATCCGCCTGCAGCGGCCGGACGCGGCGCGCGCCGCGGTGCGAAAACTGCTCGCCAACACCGACCACGTGATCAAGTCGCGCTAG
- a CDS encoding DUF3175 domain-containing protein, which translates to MTAARQKWSAEVTEHSDAMDLEDHIFESDDARKIAASLKRSAEHSHRRKAEPFQSAMSMLNFYINRAGKNLPTARRQVLERAKDELRVAFGREKED; encoded by the coding sequence ATGACCGCTGCCAGGCAAAAATGGTCGGCCGAGGTGACCGAGCATAGCGACGCCATGGATCTCGAGGATCACATCTTCGAATCCGACGATGCCAGGAAGATCGCCGCCTCGCTCAAGCGGTCGGCCGAACACAGCCATCGCCGCAAGGCCGAACCCTTTCAGTCCGCCATGTCGATGCTGAATTTCTACATCAACCGCGCCGGCAAGAACCTGCCCACCGCGCGCAGACAAGTGCTCGAGCGCGCCAAGGACGAACTGCGCGTGGCCTTCGGCCGCGAGAAGGAAGATTAA
- a CDS encoding MFS transporter, with protein sequence MTRTDLSRPSPGIDSSYAWMRLAISMVLATIGAVGMWAVVVVLPAVQAEFGVDRAAASMPYTATMVGFAAGNVLVGRAIDRMGYWIPALISSVALSAGLLLAALSTSILQFTLAQGVLIGVGTSVIFGPLIADISHWFNRRRGVAVTAAAAGNYLAGALWPTIMPTLIKAEGWRFTYAAIGIFCLVTMVPLVLMLRRGAPEAAAAGSPGSRPVQPIPMSPAALQGLLVVAGLGCCVAMSMPQVHIVAYCMDLGYGMAHGADMLSIMMAAGVVSRLASGFLADRIGGVKTLLIGSVLQCLSLLFYIPFDGLASLYVVSLVFGLSQGGIVPCYAIIVREYLPAKEAGQRIGIVIMATIFGMAIGGWMSGWIYDLTGSYAVAFLNGIAWNLLNIMAIGLFMWKAARGRAVMAA encoded by the coding sequence TTGACCCGAACCGATTTGAGCCGGCCGAGCCCCGGCATCGACAGCTCCTACGCCTGGATGCGCCTGGCCATTTCGATGGTGCTGGCGACCATCGGCGCGGTCGGCATGTGGGCGGTCGTCGTGGTGCTGCCCGCCGTGCAGGCGGAGTTCGGCGTCGACCGCGCCGCGGCATCCATGCCCTACACCGCGACCATGGTGGGCTTTGCTGCCGGCAACGTGCTGGTCGGCCGCGCCATCGACCGCATGGGCTATTGGATTCCGGCGCTGATTTCTTCCGTGGCGCTCTCGGCCGGCCTGCTGCTTGCCGCGCTTTCGACCTCGATCCTGCAGTTCACCCTTGCTCAGGGGGTGCTGATCGGTGTCGGCACGTCGGTGATCTTCGGGCCGCTGATCGCCGACATCTCCCACTGGTTCAACCGCCGGCGCGGCGTTGCCGTCACCGCGGCGGCTGCCGGCAACTATCTCGCCGGCGCGCTCTGGCCGACCATCATGCCGACGCTGATCAAGGCGGAAGGCTGGCGGTTCACCTATGCGGCCATCGGTATCTTCTGCCTGGTCACCATGGTGCCGCTGGTGCTGATGCTGCGGCGCGGGGCTCCGGAAGCCGCGGCCGCCGGTTCGCCGGGAAGCCGGCCGGTGCAGCCGATTCCCATGTCGCCGGCGGCGTTGCAGGGGCTGCTGGTGGTCGCCGGCCTCGGCTGCTGCGTGGCGATGTCGATGCCGCAGGTGCATATCGTCGCCTATTGCATGGATCTCGGCTACGGCATGGCGCATGGCGCCGACATGCTGTCGATCATGATGGCGGCGGGTGTCGTCAGCCGGCTTGCCTCCGGCTTTCTCGCCGATCGCATAGGCGGCGTGAAGACGCTGCTGATCGGCTCGGTGCTGCAATGCCTGTCGCTGCTGTTCTACATCCCGTTCGACGGGCTCGCCTCGCTCTATGTCGTGTCGCTGGTGTTCGGCCTGTCGCAAGGCGGCATCGTGCCTTGCTATGCGATCATCGTGCGCGAATACCTGCCGGCCAAGGAGGCCGGCCAGCGGATCGGCATCGTCATCATGGCGACGATTTTCGGCATGGCGATCGGCGGCTGGATGTCCGGCTGGATCTACGATCTGACCGGGTCCTACGCCGTGGCCTTCCTCAATGGCATCGCCTGGAATTTGCTGAACATAATGGCGATCGGGCTGTTCATGTGGAAGGCAGCAAGGGGCAGGGCCGTCATGGCGGCCTGA